DNA sequence from the Pseudophryne corroboree isolate aPseCor3 chromosome 6, aPseCor3.hap2, whole genome shotgun sequence genome:
aaccccccaccccccttccaccAAGGGAAGCTTGATCACATTCCTTGCTCCACCCTTCTCGCATTCCCCTTGAGATCTACCTTGACCTAACTCAGAATTTTGCCCATACTGCCTCTATCAGTGATATCCATAATCCAGGCTAGTACAGTGATTTTCTGGATACCCTGTATCTCAATGAGACCATTTGGTATCCCTTACTACTCCACTGATATTTTCACCATCTTTAtcatcttgtacctcatttgctaaaaaggttaaacaagatttTTACACACACGAGTTCCAATTTTTTGTCCAAAATTTCTTTTTATTCAAGGATTAAAATAAAGGTTATGTCTTAATATCTTTCACTATACATATTATCCTTATCttttcaaatgagtgctcccaaacaagggttttttgtcttttccacTTGTCCTTTCCAATTGTAGTataacctacaaaattcctgggagcaccgccaatcattagcagttctAGAACTACTTAATAACTGCATGTATATTGGTATGTCATTGTTAACATTTATTTTGGTACGTTAGTAATATTGTTTAACTAGTGCGGTTCCACAAAAAACATGTttcttgtttttgcacaagcctgaagTCGGttgttggtggaatttttgtagcagagtgcattctagcaagactcctgttacaatatatatatatatatatatatatatatatatacaaaaaagaaaaaaaccctttTAACGCACTTCAAAGAGCAGCACCTCATGGTAGAACACTTGTTAGTTGGAACAGCAGAATGTAGAATAAAAACCAGAGGATGCTAGATCATAAAAAACAATTGTCCATTATAAAGTCCATATACAATTAAAAAGGCATACTGTATGTCCAATTGTTCCCAACCTATTCCTATAGGACTTGATTGGAATCCCAGCCTGGTGTGAGATTTGAGGTTTTTTAATCAGTAATTGATGCTCAGTCGAGTATTTTTCACCAAAAAGTGTAGACACCCAAGAAATGGTGCATAGCCTTTGATTAGTAAAATTTCCAATGTTTATTTGTAAcatccagtataaaatatataatgtATAGAAATTTCCACAATATATACTGTACAAGGTGTTTTAAAGGAAACCAATGTTACACCGGGACAGATGTAAAGACAATTGCCACCGACCACTCCAAGGTGTGAGCTCAGTGGTGTGGATTCCCTAATGTAAACAGGGTAACCTTGTTTAAACCCTACGCCTTTTGTCCTTTagcaggacttcctcaggggttaaaAATCTTTAAAAGAATTGGAAAAGGGTGTCATACAGATTTAGTTGATACATTAATGTATGGTGCAGGGCATGAGAAAAGTAGTTAATATCATACATACCTAAAATGTTTGGTAAGGTAGATACTTATGGTTTCCACCAACCTAAAGGACTGCCAGTGGGCAGAAATAGTGTTGCCTAAATAAGGGAGACACATATGATTGGTAGTATACTGTGGAATATTAATTCCACCTCTATATAAAGATAACGGCAATTTTAATGCATACCAAAATATATACCAAGATAACAAGGAAGGTTGAATAGCTTCACTAGCCAGGCAGATTTTTTTGTGATGTACACAATCTAAATGCAGAGATTAATAGTGACGTCACTaaaaaggtttatatatatatatatatatatatacatatggaaaTAGCAAAGGAAGGAGAAtgtgctcatagtgcaaatcaatttaattcataaaccacatatatgcacaggataggtcaaatgaatagcagtggactTGTACCCTGATAGCCCCACCAGGTGCATCTTGTTCCACATGAGCTGTCATTCCCGACttcacccggtacaggtgtcctgacGGATCGGTCGCTGAAGCCGGTGCGCTGCATGATCCCAGATCCAGGTGCAGCGTGCTGCAACCTTTGCCTTGTGGTTTTACTTTTTATGTGAtacacagcccacagagtgggctatcagggtatgagtccactgctattcatttgacctaTCCTGTGCATATATGTagtttatgaattaaattgatttgcactatgagcgcattctccttccTTTGCTATTTCCAGATACTTTGCTCTTATATTAGGAGAACTGCTGCATTGTGAATATACTCCGATGGTACAGCCCAGTGTTGTGCTTATACCTGTGGACTGAGACTAAATAACCAACAGCGCACCTGTACACATTTCTtttctgtggatatatatatattaatatatattccaAAAGATGCTGCACTCGTGATGCAGATAACCAAACGAGGATAGCAGAAATCTTtctcaacgtttcagtttattaactgATTTCAAGAGCTAAAACACAAACATTGAAAACTTACTTAAATACCCTCCACCATCACCATGTGTGTGAGACAGCTGGCGCTGTTCGCTGGTCCGTCCATTAGAGGTGACGTCATGACGCCTCCGGCGCGTCTCCTAAAGTCACATGCCATCAACCACGTGACCACCACCGCATATGTTGCCAAGCAACCAACATCAACAAAAGCCTCATATTGACATCGGCACTACTACTTACTAATCTTACATACTCTCATGTgtttatatataaacatatagatcATAAATCAAATATTGTTATTAATAAAAGTAAGTGGCGATATTAATAAACACTAGTACCAATTATGTAAACCATATAAGCACATTTACTTTAGCTGACCATACTTATATAACAATGTACCAATATGCACTAACAGAACCCTAACTATGCAATAAGGGGACTTAGAAATATTGGCTATCAGTTAATAGCAACTATTAGAGATAGCAGGTAAATTAAATtgattcatttaaccctttaggggttATCACATCAAGTTTGGAAATCCAATACGTTTAACAATCTTGGCTATTAGATCAGCATGGGCCAAGGGGTCGAGTGAACAGCCTGTAGCAAGACATTTTGCTGAAATGAAGCACCCTTTAACGACTCtaagatatagaatgattgatTTGGTCCTTCCCAACAGTCGTGGTGGGGACCGCAATAAAAGATTGTTACAAAGGGAAACGTTAGGAGGGAGATCTTTAACGCTCGCTGTACCACCCCCAAACCCCTCCTGGATTCTTTCACTGAGTTTaacccccccgtattctgtcactgagtcaccctcacatgttctgtcactaagtcagccccccatgttctgtcaacgtgtcacccctgtgttctgtcaccgtgtactgtcaccatgtcacccctcgtgttctgtcactaagtcaccaccctgtgttctgtcaccatgtcaccttcccatgttctgtcaccatgtcacctccATGTTCTGTCATCGTgtaacccccatgttctgtcaccatgtcacccccccgtgttctgtcaccatgtcacccccccatgttctttcaccgtgtcacctcccatgttctgtcaccgtgtcacaccccccgtgttctgtcactgtgtcaccccccccgtgttctgtcaatgtatcacccccactgtgttctgtcgctgtgtcacacccatccccaggggccataagacactggataatttgcgtcaatgtgtcacccccactgtgttctgtcgctgtgtcacactcatccccaggggccataagacactggataatttgcttgctgtgcaatgattatcccaaataaaatgttaatgtgtaaaaggtggctctacctgctgtaatgtggaaaaggggactctacctgctgttgtgtgtaaaaggggactttacctgccataatgtgtaagagagAGCTCTActtgccataaagtgtaaaagggactctaccttccgtactgtgtaaaagggactctacctgcagtaatgtgctaaaaggagctctacctgcagtaatgtgcaaaagggcgctctacctggtgtaatgtgtgacaggggctcttccTTGCAAAATGTGTGTAAgtagcgctactgtgtggcataatttgaataatggagactattgtgcagcctaatatgaatctgttttattttatggccacaccccttccccatgaagccacgtccctatatttttggcacgtgggggagcTGCTATATTATATGCGACTCTCGAATACTGACagtaaagtgtcaagtggcccaacAGCTGAAATAACTGCCCACCCCTGGACTTGATCCTCAAAAGTAAGGACCAGCAGAATCTTCCTAGTGGGACTTTCCCTATTTAATCTATCTGAGTAATAAACAACAAAGAGCAAActttttctttaatgggcaaaacctctccttcgctacctctctcagttggagtaccgcaaggctcagtcctaggtcctctgcttttctctatctataccacatctcttggcaaactaatcaactctttcggatttcagtaccatctgtatgcggatgatactcaaatctacctatcctcttctgatttgtcaccatctatattgggccgtgtcactgaatgcctttctgccatttcatcttggatgacctctcgccacctcaaacttaatatttccaaaacagaattaattatatttccaccggccaatagtagtacctgatatctctatcgctgttgagaactcggcaatcacccctaccccacaagctcgctgcctaggtgtcattcttgactctgaactgtcttttgttacccacattcaatctgtctcaagatcatgttacatacatctaagaaacatatccaaaatacgaccatatcttacacaagacacagcaaaaactctaatccatgctctcattatctcccgcattgattattgtaatagtctcctgaccggtcttcccaaacataggctctcaccactacaatccattgtgaatgcagctgcgaggctgatcttcctcactagacgttcctcgtctgctgatccgctctgtcagtccctccattggttacctgtattctaccatattaaatataaaatacttttactcacatacaaggctattaaccaaactgcaccaacatacatctcttcactcatctcaaaatatctcccaacccgacttctccgctctgcacaagatcttcatctctcatccacacgcattacttgttcacactcaaaattacaggactttatccgggcttcacccactctgtggaatgccctcccacgcacagtaagactcacctctagtctccaaacctttaaatgttccctgaaaactcacctcttcagacaagcctatcaaattccagacccacccacataaccttcagtgcttccctatctaattacatcctctgtagagtattcataacatcacatatcttgtctttctttactctcacaccctcctgacacttggccaacattgctgggtgatcatatcatacaacccattaagaacctagcaatctggtggaccattatgcaatagttagcatctatccttgtgtttctatgcctatttccctatagattgtaagcttgcgagcagggccttcctacctctgtctgtctatttttacccagttttgttctattactgttgttctaattgtaaagcgcaacggaatatgctgcactatataagaaactgttaataaataaataaataaataataaataatactgcactgcaggtggggcagatgtaacatgtgcagagagagttagatttaggtggggggtgttcaatatgcaatctaaattgcagtgcaaaaataaagcagccagtatttaacctgcacagaaatcatataacccacccaaatctaactctctctgcacatgttacatctgccccatctgcagtgcacatggttttgcccatcagagaaatattttgcttgtgtgatcaggtctgaattagaccctatatccTGGCCAGGAAGGATGACCAGGAATAGCCTGGAGTTAGGGTATATTGGATTATTCCCTGGAAGATCCATACCTGCTGTGTCCTCTTAGGTCTGGATGTGTCTCTTACGTTACCTTCAGTCACTCCAGGCTCCCAGACACACGCCTCAAAGTTGGCAATCATCCTGTTGTCACCACTCACTCTGATTGCAGGGGGGCAGCACAGCGGCAGCTCTGAGGGTGGGATAGGAGGTTTGTCGGCAACGGCGGTGTGTGGATAGCATATCAGATCGAGTGTTACAGCCTTTATTAGTTTTCTATAAAGCACCGGTGGTGGGGTTGCAACACTGAACAGGGGGGTTACAGACACTAGCTGCAGGGCTGGCGGGGAAGGGGGGTACATTAGCTACAGCTGTGTGTGTAGATCACAGAATGCTTTCTATTCCCATCATATATCACATTGATGTATTTCACACTGATATTTATCACACCCGAGAAATGTTTTATGCACATGAGCAGTTTAGAGAAAACACCACAGCTGTGGGGAAAAGTATCACAATTCCAGAAATCTGACTAAGCAGAAAgagcagtttttcggaagtgatactTTAGTTAGTAAGGCATCATAAATACCTCCAAAATGTTACTTGAACTCACAGTgagtttaaaacataattatcactagagatgagcagttccaGTACTCCGAGACCCGGACCAACCCgagcttgggttttcctgcctgactcagatcccaaaatgaggcaaaacatcttcctcccgctgttggattcttgtgggtttGGGAATCTGTAAAGGTTCTCGGTGAtcacgccatcttcactctggctgtggagcttgTAGTGAGCGGAGTGTCCAAGCTGTGTCCCTCCAGAGGTGCTGTGCTGTCCATCAAGGGgaaagggctgctgtgtcctccaggggtgctctaacTATAATGTGTCCATACATATATAGACTGCTGtgtaatctaggggtgctctgttaaACTAaaactatatgtatgtatgtatgtatatatatatatatatatgatatacctcagtttactatactattatttttctgtgacactgctgatCAGACCACAGTGCATCATAAACGTATTGTAATACTGTGAcactgatgatgttgatgatgaggatgttgttagtgtaaatcaggcaccagagGAAACAGTTGTGTCCCATGATAACAAAAAAGTCCATTGTCATTCAGgagcaaaaaaagccacctctcatGTGTGGAACTACTTTTACCCAAATCTTGAaaacaattgtcaagccatctgtactaTTTGTAAAGCAAGAACAAGTAGAGATATGGACCTTAAACATCtaagaacctcctccctgttacgttaCTTGCAGTGCATTCATCCAATATTTTTTGTCATATTTAGACACTATATAAACATAACAGTCAGTCCAGTAACACCTAACTCCCTTTTCTCTGTTATATCCAAATGCCTGCTATCACCATCACCcacttcatcatcaacatcctcaattATGATCTCAAGTAGTCCTAACATCCAATTTCCTCAGAATAATATTTGAGTGCTACGCCATCTGCTGCAGCTGTGAGTGGATCTTCATCACAGAAGGAGACCAGGAAAACTACACAGTGGGATGCCATAACAGCTATGAtggtattagatgtgcatccagtatccaccattaatgcagtgggttttagactgaTTATTAAggtcctgtgtccctggtaccaaatcccatctatattCCACTTTACTAGAAAAGTTATTCCcagtctgtacaaggacattaaaaaaacttATTACTGCCTCCCAAACAGATTTTGTTCCCACTGTCCACTATAACACAGATACGTGATTAAGCGTGACAGGGCAAAGTAAagatatatgactgtaacagcccactgggtaggtgtattgccttcGGAAAcaataatagcagcagcagcatctaacaaatatCATCTCATTCAGAGGAAGACTACGCTGTGTAACACCGGTTTCACTAAaacgcacaccgctgacaacctcttataaaagctcagggaaatcattgcaaaacAGCTTACCATTCTTGGACTCTACTCAGGATTTGTGATATACTGTAccgtatacaacataagggtgggtggtcttAATGACAATTCCAACTTTCGCCGCTTTCCTTTTAATtaattttgctgtttttttttaagaATTTTTGAATATTTGCATCTCTGTTTTGCAGCTATATATTTTATTGGCTTCGTaagccttgtcaggaatccttgcctctcaaatttgtatttttttttggttagtaaaaatgtgttgcaaattaataATAATCAGATTAGTGCTATAAACAATAATATTTTTTGTCAAAGACCATCACCAACGTccccaatgattaatttacatttttagaATCAAACAAATTCAATTAAATTACTTATCAATCCTTCCTTCTAATACTGTACATAAAGTACATACTCTACCTaccttgggcccctgatctagttattgataaaaaTACGGTATGTGCCAcaacatttttgctgattttgttttcatgttttattttttataaaatacaaaaaaagctaAACTCACATGACTTGGGCCTTTTTTTATTGTTTctggagtattattaaccccaatagatTTATTTTCAGGTAATTTTGACCACAGTAAAGCAGTggaaaatatatatacaatatatatttgtagatgctTTAATCATCTGTCGAAATTATTTTCAACCCCCATTTAAGATCAGTACCTGAAAGGCATCTTTGACCTGAAAAAAACATCCTGTAGCTCTTTAGCTGAACTACAACTTCCAGGATTCATGCTGTTTGCAGGGCCAGTTGGGAGTTGTTTGGCAACAACTGGTAAAGTTTCTCAGGTTGCGTCAGCCAGCTTTTTCGCAAGGTATGTACcatgtaaatatgtatgtttttgaccaatatacacaactaacttTTGTATTTattaaacatatttccactttattgcagacatcctggcagGAAGGGAGTGAAATTGTGCAGACTCCTGACTGCGACTCCCttctatggaatccaaaacctgcaagatctgagGCTTGGATGATGATGTTTTGGCTTGATTTGGAATCGAGTTTGCTAGGAAAACCCAAGCAGAGCACGCACATCTTTAGCCCCTCCTCCCTCATAAATTTGCTTTGAAATAAAAATATAAGATTTGCTATTACTAATCAATAAATCCTTACTCCTTTACAGGCCTTCCACTACATACAAACTCTACCTCCTTTTATTAAGTAGATACTGTATAGTGTGTACAATGGCTTTGTATTTGCCAAGATCTAGCTTTTTTTAAATGTCCCATTACAGTCAAGGAATTGCTGTTCTACTAAAGTGGAATCAAGATGGAATTTGGTTGCAGATTCTCAATTAACCCATAAAACCTGATGGCCTTCTGCCCAGGTTACCCCTTCCTACCTCATAAATTTGCATtggaataaaaaatattacattactaAATAATCAATCCTTCATTCCTTTACCTGTCTTCCACTACACACATATTCCAACTCTCTCGGGCTTGTGATGTAGTTCTTGATAAATTAAAACTTTGTTGGTCTCTATGGGTTTGTATAGTTTatcaaactgccaccctgtctgcagtgccattctgtttcctagatatgCCATGTTAGAAAATTAAGTGCCTCTTGtttgtgtcacccactgctgtcgcttagcttagtcacccagctacctcggtgcaaccttttggcctaaactgcatGAAAAATATATTGTGAGTTGTGACTGGAAATGAGGGCAAATTAAtcttatggaggttaataatactctagataAAAATACAGGCTAAAATTCTGATTTTAGCTGTTCTAGTAAAGAatacggatccaaaaccaaaacaagaaccctcaagggcggttttggcaaaaccaaatacagatccaaaacatgaaggagattcagatccaaaaccaaaacccatgacgggggctggtgcacatctctaattatcactATTGATAATTATGTCATAATGACTTGGCCCCATGGTCATGATTAATTTTTATGTGAATGAAGCACAAATGAGACAGAAGAGTAGACTAGGAACTTGAAGTTGAAAGCCAACCTACAGCATGCAATATTCTAGAGATTTGTGGTTTATTTAGTGCACTTTGTAAAATGAGGTCATCTGTGTAAATTTACAATTCATCCCACCTACATGATTCCAGACCCCATGATTAAGACTGATGAGTCTCATTAAGAAAAACAAAAACTCAAACCTAAAGATCATCTTAGATTTTAACACAGTTGTTTTTATTTTTCACAGCAAATAAGTCTTGTGATTTTTGTAAGCAGAAATAAGCACTATATCAGCACTATATTGCATCCATGACATACCTTAACATTATATTTTTACAATAAGAATAAAATTATCATACCGTTagcatttatttgatttttatttgagatttaattaaataataataatcactgtaattatacatcagtTTTAACAAAACATCCTTGATATCTTTATTCCTCAGACTGTATATCATAGGATTAAAAAAGGGAGCAAGAACTGTGTACATCAGTGATAGCATTTTATTAATAGTCAATGACTTCCCTTTATTTGGAAGCACATACATAGCTATCAGGGTCCCGTAGAATATGAACACGACAGTCAGGTGGGAGCTACACGTGGAGAACGATCTCCATCTCCCTGTAGATGAAGATATCTTTGATATGACCAAGACTATGTAGGTGTACGACACAATGATTAAAAATATTGGGCAGACTATCACAGGAATGCACAGAAATGTAGATATCATTTGGACTATAGAGGTGTCTGAACAGGAAAGTTCTAGTAGAGGGCCGAAATCACAGAAAAAATGGTCGATAACATTTGGCCCACAGAAATCCTCTTTAATAACGCCAAAAGTAATAACTACATTTATAGATAGACTCAACAGCCAACATATAATAGCTAACTTAAGACAAAACACGTGGTTCATTAAGTAGGTGTAGTGTAATGGGTTGCATATGGCCAAATATCTATCATAAGACATCGCTGTCAGAAGAAGACATTCTGAAGATTCTAATGATCCAAATAAATAAAACTGTGTGATGCATCCAGAAAGAGATAAGGTGGCCCCATCATGTAGCACAATATGAAGCATGTTGGGGACAATATCTGTGGTCAGCATGATATCACATATGGAGAGCTGCACGAGAAAGAAGTACATGGGAGATTGAAGGTTCTTGCTGTAGAACACTAATGTGATAATTAGGGAATTTCCAGCCAGTGTCACACAGTAAATCCCAAGTAGAACGGTGAAGAAAGGAAATTTAAAATTATCCATATATTGGAATCCCAGTAAAAATATTGTGGAAATATTATTcttttgcataatctgtgcaagagaagAACATGTACAGCCGCAGTAAGTATTGTTAACCATAATGTTATCTTGGATTTTGTGTTGTTTTATATGAGCATACATAAGACAAAATTGAAGAAGTGTTGGCATTTTATTATGCCTAGTCTAACCCCTTGCAATCTGTAAAAGTAACAAAAGAAGCAGAAAGAAATTGTGGGAGCCATGGGTTCTATGCCAGTCAGCACTCTCTTTTTGTGGAGGGGAATATCCTAATCAGGACTCTGTTTGGAAGGTAATATCCTGATTAGATctctatgtgtgtggtgtgttacaGAGGTGTCACTAATACTAGTGACACCCAGTGCAGGAGGGCAAATATTTATGGCAAAAGGGCGTGTGGCCTCATGtacaaggggtgtggtctcacagtaAGGTGGCGTGGCCTCATGGCCTAAACCTCCATTTCATCTCTCCGGGGGTCCCGGAGCTGCAAGCTGCCCCCGGGGACCAGAGTAAGTGCAGTGCTGGTTTCTACACAGTGACAGGTGCTGGgagctgcacgtaatgtcacagtgcagcacttaGCTCTTGTCACTGAAGGGAAGCCAGCACTTTGGGGTCACCCCTCAGCAGCTgatactcgggtgtgtgccgcacccTTCACATCTTTGTTGTGATGCCACTGGAGTGTAATATCCAGATTAGGACTACCTGTGTAGAGGGGAAGATCCCAATCAGGACTctatctgtgtggaggtgttttgtAACACCTACACAATTATATAATGGCGGAGGATCTTCTGCCTATAACAACAGCCCGTTTTTCTCTTTATATTTTATGCAGACATGGGTACTTAGGATGCTGCCATGTCTTAAATCTCCAAGCAGTAGGGGCATATGCAATTGACAGGAGAATGATGGATTTAAGCTTTAGTAATTTTGACTGGAATAGCccaagcaggactggaacagaggaCAGGTGCCCGGCACATACAGTGTTAACCAGCAGATCAGGACTGAGGCAGGGCTGCAAGCAATTGGTATCCACAACAGCAGAAGTGGAATGTCACTGTGAAAGGTAGAGTAGATAATAACAGTGAGCAGGGGAATTGCTTACAGATGGAGTGCAGGAGACATGGTACACACAGTAACATGCAGAGGTATACAGTAAACTGAAGCCTATCACAAGTCACCAAGGCTGAGACAAGGTTCTAATCATGACTGGATCTCAGAATTTACTGGCATGGCAGGGCAAAAGCAGTACGATGTCCAGAGTTCAGGTGAAAATTTCTAAAAATCTATTTTCAATGAAATTAGAAATCACCTTAAATTGCCCCTTATTTCCAGAACAAaagtcacacatttactaacaaatgTTTTCACTTTACTTTTGATGTTGTATTTAGTCTCATTGTGGCATGTGTGATTTGTGTCAATATATTTGCTGTAGCATGGAAAGTCATTTCATCATTAGTAACATTTGAATGCGCAATCATTCGCAATACAATTCCTCAAAAGTTGCACGCCAACACAAAGCTCATCATGCCTCAATTTGCATGTCACACCTCAAATCATATGACAAGTCACACCAAACAATGCACAATTGGAAAACCTAAGCCTATGCAGGCTCTTTGACACCCATAATTGCTTTTTCCTCTGTTCTGTGTCTTTCTACTGGTCCCTGTTAGTCAGCTGGTGCAGACCATATGAAATCACTACCTGCATCCAGGATAACCTTTAACCTGACAGTGACATGTCTGAAAGCACAAAGTGAGTTCTGTAGGTGACTTCGTGGGATTTTATTAGCATTCTGAATGGTACAGTGTTTATTATAATGGATTTCAAATGTTGATTTTTGGAAATGGAGCATTTCTTGTGTGATTTTGGTGCAAATTTTGTCATGCTTTTAATGGGAATTATGCATAAaaatagcagtgacgtgcggtagggtgaggcaggtaaagcagagcctttcctgtcatacttacgtttaaactctgaataaagtatatgaaaaatactaataattagtttgaaatatcttctttgcattattttaataatttttatagcccaaactctggagtaaaaagtctatggcaggtgaggcagtgcctcacctgcctaacctttcCGCAcacctcagatcaaaactcaccaaatttccaggagtttatactgctgcacctgtgtataatgcccagatgtacccttcggctcatatattgcatggaattctggctctggggttagccagtgcctcctgagctatttagctcaccgcacgtccctgaaaaATAGTTCACACATGTGAACAAGCTCAATTTCAGCTGATACCAATGTCAGTATGGATGCTGCTAGCACCGATGGTGTCCAACGTCATATTTGCCATACAACTTCCATGCAAATTAATCCTTAGAAAATAAGCAATTTGCTAAATTATGTGTTTTTCACAAAACAACAGCAAATCGAACAAAGTCATCCTTCAATAAGTttccccagggccgtcttttcgtatgggctcaatgggctcttgcccaagg
Encoded proteins:
- the LOC134934000 gene encoding olfactory receptor 5P52-like; the encoded protein is MVNNTYCGCTCSSLAQIMQKNNISTIFLLGFQYMDNFKFPFFTVLLGIYCVTLAGNSLIITLVFYSKNLQSPMYFFLVQLSICDIMLTTDIVPNMLHIVLHDGATLSLSGCITQFYLFGSLESSECLLLTAMSYDRYLAICNPLHYTYLMNHVFCLKLAIICWLLSLSINVVITFGVIKEDFCGPNVIDHFFCDFGPLLELSCSDTSIVQMISTFLCIPVIVCPIFLIIVSYTYIVLVISKISSSTGRWRSFSTCSSHLTVVFIFYGTLIAMYVLPNKGKSLTINKMLSLMYTVLAPFFNPMIYSLRNKDIKDVLLKLMYNYSDYYYLIKSQIKIK